The segment CAGGATTGGGCCAAGCATGCCGCCGCGCTTGTGTTCATTGCCTCACAGACACAACGCGCCAATTCCAAAGGCGAACTGTCGCCCAGCCGCAGCCATGCATTCGACGCCGGCGCCGCCTGGGGCATGCTGGCGCTGCAGACCACCAAACTCGGCTGGCACGCCCATGGCATGGCCGGCCTTGACCATGACCGGGCCGTGGAAACTCTCGGCCTGCCCGAAGGCTGGCGTATCGAAATCGCCGTGGCCATCGGCAAGATGGGGGAAGTGACCAGCCTGCCCGAGGCCCTGCAGTCGCGCGA is part of the uncultured Devosia sp. genome and harbors:
- a CDS encoding nitroreductase family protein, which translates into the protein MNAILPRSTEHAIDPDMLARWSPRAFATDSEISQPELMTILEAARWAPSAFNAQPWHFIYARRQSEAFPGFVDLLAPFNQDWAKHAAALVFIASQTQRANSKGELSPSRSHAFDAGAAWGMLALQTTKLGWHAHGMAGLDHDRAVETLGLPEGWRIEIAVAIGKMGEVTSLPEALQSREIPSQRRPLDEIASEGRFSL